From the genome of Deltaproteobacteria bacterium:
ACGGCCTTGCCGGGGACGACCTCAACCTGATGACCTGCATTATCACGGCGGCCGACAGTTACGACGCCATGACCTCGGCGCGTTGTTACCGCAAAAGCGTCACCCCCCCGGAAAAAGTCATCGAAGAGATCGATCGCTGCCGGGGCGCCCAGTTTCACCCTGAGGTCGCGGAGGCGCTGATCACTCTGATCGAAGGAAAGGAAGTCCCTCTTCCCCTCTGACCTCCCCCGGAACAGGATCAGGAATCCGGTGCATCGAAGGCCCCCCGGATCAGTTCAAATTTCCCGATTTGTCCATGCCCGTCCGTCCGGACGGCAATAACGTCAAAACGGCAGGGCGGCAACTCTCCTCCCGCTTCGTTCAGATAAGCTTGGGCGGTACGGATCAACTGCCGCTGTTTTCGCCGATTCACCGCCTCCTGGGGCATGCCGAAGGTGTTCGTCGATCGTGTCTTGACCTCGACAAAGACAAGAGTCTCCTCCTCCCGGGCGATGATATCGATCTCTCCGAAAGGGGTCCGGTAATTCCTCCGCAGGATTTCGAACCCCTCCTGCTGCAGATAACGGACCGCCCGGTTTTCCCCGAACTTCCCCAAGAGAAGAGGTCGCATCGGTTCCTTCTCCGCTACCTTAAAAAAGAAATTCGATTCCCTTCCTGCATCGTTCCGGAGCAGTATTCCCGCACGCCCCGGAAGGTCTTGCGATGGATCGGACAGGGGCCCCGCTCCTGCAGAATCTTCCGGTGTTCGAGGGTGCCGTACCCTTTGTGTTTCTGAAAGTTGTATTCCGGATAGCGCTGATGGAATCCCGCCATGAGCCGGTCCCGGGTGACCTTGGCAATCACCGAAGCGGCGGCAATGGAATGGCTGAGCAGGTCTCCCTTGATGATCCCCTTTTGCGGTGTCGGGTCCTGAATCCGGACGGCATCAATGAGAAGGTAGTCCGGTGCGGGTTGGAGGGCCTCTACGGCTTTTTTCATGGCGCAACGCGTCGCCTCCAGAATATTGATTCGGTCGATCAGACCGGCATCGCAGATCCCGATCCCCCATGCCACAGCCTTTTTCTGAATAAGGGGAAAGAGTTGATCCCGAAGGGAGGGAGAAAGCTTCTTGGAGTCGGTCAAGCGGGGGATCATGCATTCGCCGGGAAGGATGACCGCCGCCGCCACAACGGGACCCGCCAACGGTCCGCGTCCGGCCTCATCGATCCCTGCAATACGGGAGAAACCTGCGCGGTAAACCTCGCGCTCCAGGAAGAATGGGTCGGTTTCGCACTCTCCGGGGAAGAGCATCTCCTCCGATTCGGCAGAGCCTTTCACCATCAACAAGATCCCCTCCGAAAAGCGAAGACTACCCGGAAGCGTTGTTTCCCTTTT
Proteins encoded in this window:
- a CDS encoding ribonuclease HII — its product is MLFPGECETDPFFLEREVYRAGFSRIAGIDEAGRGPLAGPVVAAAVILPGECMIPRLTDSKKLSPSLRDQLFPLIQKKAVAWGIGICDAGLIDRINILEATRCAMKKAVEALQPAPDYLLIDAVRIQDPTPQKGIIKGDLLSHSIAAASVIAKVTRDRLMAGFHQRYPEYNFQKHKGYGTLEHRKILQERGPCPIHRKTFRGVREYCSGTMQEGNRISFLR
- a CDS encoding YraN family protein — protein: MRPLLLGKFGENRAVRYLQQEGFEILRRNYRTPFGEIDIIAREEETLVFVEVKTRSTNTFGMPQEAVNRRKQRQLIRTAQAYLNEAGGELPPCRFDVIAVRTDGHGQIGKFELIRGAFDAPDS